Proteins from one Candidatus Babeliales bacterium genomic window:
- a CDS encoding MerR family transcriptional regulator — protein sequence MKKKKGFYSISVVAEMFSVHQQTIRMYEKEGLLTPKRSSGNTRLFAEEDIERLEEIINLTHKMGVNLAGVEIILKLQKKITKLQGNVNKLFDEAQGQLEEQTTAYKSDAKQQAQRLLDMKQENLRLTERQQSIEIVEQPEKPVEEKNKKAKVDDWEIEYDQD from the coding sequence ATGAAGAAAAAGAAGGGCTTTTATTCCATCTCCGTTGTTGCAGAAATGTTTTCGGTGCATCAGCAAACTATTCGGATGTACGAAAAAGAGGGCTTACTAACGCCTAAACGGTCGTCTGGCAACACGCGACTTTTTGCCGAAGAAGATATTGAGCGCCTGGAAGAGATTATCAATTTGACGCACAAAATGGGCGTTAACTTGGCCGGTGTAGAAATTATTTTAAAGCTGCAAAAAAAGATTACCAAGTTGCAGGGCAACGTTAACAAGTTATTTGATGAGGCGCAAGGCCAGCTTGAAGAGCAAACAACCGCGTACAAAAGTGATGCCAAGCAGCAGGCCCAGCGGTTGTTGGACATGAAGCAAGAAAATTTGCGTTTGACTGAGCGCCAGCAATCAATTGAGATTGTTGAGCAGCCTGAAAAGCCGGTTGAAGAAAAGAATAAAAAAGCCAAAGTTGATGACTGGGAAATTGAGTACGACCAAGATTAA
- a CDS encoding zinc metalloprotease HtpX, with product MFLNSIKTAALLAGLSGLMLLMGHWIGGNNGVLFAFIFSLLLNFVTYFYSDKIVLAMYGAKPLDQERFQYIYDMVQDLCDNANMPMPKLWYLPTSMANAFATGRNPQHASVAVTQGILDLLDENELRGVLAHELSHIKNRDILIGTIAATIATAIGYLANMLQWAVIFGYGRNDRDSRSNGLAALVVAIVMPFAAMLIQLAVSRAREYQADESGAHHCHDPLALASALEKLHDAGKHSRTQPSSPAQAASASLFIVYPFSGKGMMSLFSTHPPMEKRIERLRKMAGMR from the coding sequence ATGTTTTTAAACTCGATTAAAACCGCCGCGCTTTTAGCAGGCTTGAGTGGGCTTATGTTGCTCATGGGCCATTGGATTGGTGGCAACAACGGCGTTCTTTTTGCGTTCATCTTTTCATTGTTGTTAAACTTTGTAACTTATTTTTACTCAGACAAAATTGTATTGGCAATGTACGGCGCCAAGCCGCTTGACCAAGAACGCTTTCAGTATATTTACGACATGGTTCAAGACTTGTGCGACAATGCCAACATGCCCATGCCAAAGTTGTGGTATTTGCCAACCAGCATGGCCAATGCGTTTGCAACCGGCCGCAATCCGCAGCATGCATCAGTCGCGGTAACGCAGGGCATTTTAGATCTTTTGGACGAAAATGAATTGCGTGGCGTGCTGGCGCATGAACTTTCTCACATTAAAAATCGCGATATTTTAATTGGCACCATTGCCGCAACTATTGCCACTGCCATTGGCTATCTTGCCAACATGTTGCAGTGGGCGGTAATTTTTGGCTACGGCCGTAATGACCGCGACAGTCGCTCAAACGGTTTGGCAGCACTCGTGGTTGCAATTGTGATGCCGTTTGCCGCCATGCTCATTCAGTTGGCCGTCTCACGTGCTCGTGAGTACCAAGCAGACGAATCGGGCGCGCATCATTGCCACGACCCACTTGCACTTGCTTCAGCGCTAGAAAAGTTGCATGATGCCGGCAAGCACAGTCGCACGCAGCCCAGTTCGCCAGCGCAAGCAGCGTCGGCAAGCTTGTTTATTGTCTATCCGTTTTCTGGCAAAGGCATGATGAGTTTGTTTTCTACACATCCGCCAATGGAAAAGAGGATTGAGCGGTTGCGCAAGATGGCGGGAATGAGATAA
- the lepA gene encoding translation elongation factor 4, which yields MDIRTLPSFNLENFKTKNIRNFSIIAHIDHGKSTLADRLLEVTGTISDRIKHEQVLDKLQVEKERGITVKAQTASLFYEYQGEVYLLNLIDTPGHVDFSYEVSRSLAACQGALLLVDAVQGVQAQTMANFFLAFDADLSIIPVINKIDMQAADPERVSKEMAKVFDLQWDETVLISAKTGLNIEQLFPAIINRIKPPAGDENKHFKGLLFDSWYDEYRGVVCLIEVLDGCIRKGDTIVAAHTGQAYEVLDLGLMYPNPLPMPALYTGQVGYLISGMKTVKEARIGDTFFHKKYPVTPLPGFKPAKSMVFAGIYPVETSEFELVRDAIEKLTLNDPSVHVEKESSAALGIGFRCGFLGLLHMDVFKQRLEQEHNVTIIATSPTVSYRVVLTNGEEAVIDNPSKFPEEVKIQDILEPMIKATIITPKDYLGGVLKLCQDRRGEQKAMTYLDENRLVLTYSMPLNEIVTDFYDKLKSLSAGYASFDYEEAGYQSADLVKMNVLLNGKPVDALSLIVHNDKAFYVGRQLTAKLKTVIPRQMFDVAIQAAIGAKIIARESVSALRKNVTAKCYGGDITRKRKLLEKQKEGKKKMKQVGNVELPQEAFLTILESEANK from the coding sequence ATGGATATTCGTACGCTTCCTTCGTTTAATCTCGAAAATTTTAAAACAAAAAATATTCGCAACTTTTCTATTATTGCGCATATCGACCACGGCAAGTCAACGCTTGCCGACCGCTTGCTTGAAGTTACCGGCACCATTTCTGACCGCATTAAGCACGAACAAGTGCTTGATAAGTTGCAGGTTGAAAAAGAGCGTGGTATTACGGTAAAAGCACAAACGGCCTCGCTTTTTTATGAATATCAGGGCGAAGTTTATTTGCTTAACTTGATCGACACGCCAGGCCACGTAGACTTTAGTTATGAAGTTTCGCGTTCGCTGGCAGCGTGCCAAGGTGCGCTCTTGCTGGTTGACGCGGTGCAGGGCGTGCAAGCGCAAACCATGGCCAACTTCTTTTTGGCGTTTGATGCCGATCTTTCCATTATTCCGGTTATCAACAAAATTGATATGCAAGCGGCCGACCCTGAGCGTGTGAGCAAAGAAATGGCAAAAGTTTTTGACTTGCAGTGGGACGAAACGGTGTTGATTTCGGCAAAGACCGGGCTCAATATTGAGCAGCTTTTCCCTGCTATTATCAACCGTATTAAGCCACCAGCTGGGGATGAAAACAAGCATTTCAAAGGATTGTTGTTCGACTCGTGGTACGACGAATATCGTGGTGTTGTCTGCTTGATTGAAGTGTTGGACGGTTGTATTCGCAAGGGCGATACTATTGTTGCTGCGCACACCGGCCAAGCATACGAAGTACTTGATCTTGGCCTGATGTACCCAAACCCTCTGCCAATGCCGGCGCTTTATACCGGCCAGGTGGGCTATTTGATCAGTGGTATGAAAACGGTTAAAGAAGCGCGGATTGGTGATACCTTCTTTCACAAAAAATATCCGGTCACGCCATTGCCCGGCTTTAAGCCAGCAAAGTCGATGGTGTTTGCCGGTATTTATCCGGTTGAAACATCAGAATTTGAGTTGGTGCGTGACGCTATTGAAAAATTAACGCTCAACGATCCAAGTGTGCATGTTGAAAAAGAAAGCTCGGCAGCGCTGGGGATTGGGTTTCGTTGTGGCTTCTTGGGCTTGCTGCACATGGACGTTTTTAAGCAGCGTCTTGAGCAAGAGCACAATGTTACTATTATTGCTACTTCGCCAACCGTTTCGTATCGCGTGGTGCTAACCAACGGTGAAGAAGCGGTTATCGACAACCCGTCAAAATTTCCTGAAGAAGTAAAAATTCAAGATATTTTAGAGCCCATGATCAAGGCAACCATTATTACGCCAAAAGATTATTTGGGCGGCGTTTTAAAGCTATGCCAAGACCGTCGTGGTGAGCAAAAAGCGATGACGTATTTGGACGAAAACCGTTTGGTGCTAACCTACAGCATGCCGCTTAACGAAATTGTTACCGACTTTTACGACAAATTAAAATCGCTGAGTGCTGGCTATGCAAGCTTTGATTATGAAGAAGCGGGCTACCAATCAGCTGATTTGGTCAAGATGAACGTGTTGCTCAACGGCAAGCCGGTTGACGCGCTTTCATTGATTGTGCATAACGATAAAGCGTTTTATGTTGGTCGTCAGTTGACTGCCAAGTTAAAAACCGTTATCCCGCGCCAAATGTTTGACGTTGCAATTCAAGCGGCCATTGGCGCTAAAATTATTGCACGTGAATCTGTTTCTGCGTTGCGCAAAAACGTTACCGCAAAATGTTATGGCGGCGATATAACGCGTAAACGCAAGTTGCTTGAAAAGCAAAAAGAAGGTAAAAAGAAGATGAAGCAGGTTGGTAACGTTGAGTTGCCACAAGAAGCGTTCTTAACCATTCTTGAAAGTGAAGCTAATAAATAA
- the argS gene encoding arginine--tRNA ligase translates to MNIIKTLKKEIIAAIQKSFSLSPAQSASLEVTLNVDKDATFGDMSCNAAMVLARALQQNPRQLAQRLQQELQEVKQGLLAEYLESITIAGPGFLNFAFKQKMWELVAAQLLAAPTEFFKLEGEPLKKYLIEYVSANPTGPPHLGTGRGGIIGDVLANALSFLGHTVHREYYINDAGNQIKLLGQTLQVRCKQQLGMPEDLPEGAYQGEYINDIAQECLQEFGEDVVLKDDEFFEEYAKNHLLQIIKEDLLLYGIKFDEWFSEKKLHDNGSVDAALKKLKKAGLAYEQDGALWFKSTEFGDEKDRVVKKSTGEMTYIAGDVAYHQNKFERGYDHLINIFGQDHHGYVMRLKATMQALGYPADKLDVILYQLVSIKKGEEAVKMSKRSGSFTTLRDVVDAVGTDVARFFYLNRKAEAHLELDLSIALKKSNENPVFYIQYAYVRIMSVLEKAALEPAFASFAQQLKNCSLGQESACKADALHHVFAHAGPAENELLKKIVSLQDILKTIEQSYQTHLLAYYSWELANKFHNFYTNNRIIDTDNPEVTNMRLFLAVLVRNTLHTCLTLLGVSRPEKM, encoded by the coding sequence ATGAATATAATTAAGACGTTAAAAAAAGAAATTATTGCGGCTATTCAAAAATCTTTTAGCCTCAGCCCCGCCCAGTCTGCATCACTAGAAGTCACACTTAACGTAGACAAAGATGCTACTTTTGGCGATATGAGCTGTAATGCGGCCATGGTGTTGGCACGCGCATTGCAACAAAACCCACGCCAGCTGGCTCAACGGTTGCAACAAGAACTTCAGGAAGTTAAGCAAGGTTTACTGGCTGAATATTTAGAGAGCATTACTATTGCTGGTCCTGGCTTTTTAAACTTTGCCTTCAAGCAAAAAATGTGGGAGCTGGTTGCTGCCCAGCTTCTTGCCGCTCCAACCGAATTTTTTAAACTCGAGGGCGAGCCGCTTAAAAAATATCTTATTGAGTACGTAAGCGCAAACCCTACCGGTCCGCCACATCTTGGCACTGGCCGCGGTGGGATTATTGGCGACGTGCTGGCTAATGCGCTTTCGTTTCTTGGTCACACGGTTCATCGCGAATATTATATCAACGATGCCGGCAACCAAATAAAATTACTTGGCCAAACGTTGCAAGTGCGTTGCAAACAGCAACTTGGTATGCCTGAAGATTTGCCAGAGGGCGCGTATCAGGGCGAGTACATTAATGATATTGCGCAGGAATGTTTGCAAGAATTTGGTGAAGACGTTGTACTTAAAGACGACGAATTCTTTGAAGAGTATGCAAAAAACCATCTGCTCCAAATTATTAAAGAAGACTTGTTGCTGTACGGCATAAAATTTGACGAATGGTTCTCTGAAAAGAAATTGCACGACAACGGTTCGGTTGATGCAGCACTCAAAAAGCTTAAAAAAGCCGGTCTGGCTTATGAACAAGATGGTGCGCTGTGGTTCAAGTCAACAGAATTTGGCGATGAAAAAGATCGTGTTGTTAAAAAATCTACCGGCGAAATGACCTACATTGCCGGTGACGTTGCCTACCACCAAAACAAATTTGAACGTGGTTATGACCACTTGATTAACATTTTTGGCCAAGATCACCATGGCTACGTTATGCGTTTAAAAGCGACCATGCAGGCGCTTGGGTATCCGGCCGACAAACTTGATGTTATTTTGTACCAACTGGTGAGCATTAAAAAAGGCGAAGAAGCCGTCAAAATGTCTAAGCGCTCGGGCAGCTTTACCACGCTGCGCGATGTGGTTGATGCCGTAGGTACGGACGTTGCGCGTTTCTTTTATTTGAATCGCAAAGCTGAAGCGCATCTTGAGCTTGATTTAAGTATTGCGTTGAAAAAGAGCAATGAAAACCCGGTGTTCTACATTCAGTATGCGTATGTGCGCATTATGAGTGTTTTAGAAAAAGCAGCTCTTGAGCCGGCCTTTGCCAGTTTTGCTCAGCAACTTAAAAATTGTAGCCTGGGCCAGGAAAGTGCCTGCAAAGCTGATGCATTGCATCATGTTTTTGCGCACGCAGGCCCGGCAGAAAATGAACTTTTGAAAAAAATAGTTTCGCTGCAAGATATTTTAAAAACTATCGAGCAGAGCTACCAAACGCATTTGTTGGCGTATTATTCGTGGGAACTTGCAAACAAGTTTCATAATTTTTATACCAACAATCGCATCATTGATACAGACAATCCAGAAGTAACCAACATGCGGTTGTTCTTGGCTGTTCTTGTTCGTAACACGTTGCACACTTGTTTGACACTCCTTGGCGTAAGCCGACCAGAGAAGATGTAA
- a CDS encoding phosphotransferase — MKKILLSIALLVLSACGQKSHVQQTDNKVLAALENAFGSSQNWQVNILKGGLSGAPIFLASKGTDQYVVRFFDHLSSDQIPKLIRAQKAAATSGYGPKIYWDNVEQGAVVMDYLEPEQPDKKNILNDLVILLNKIHQSPRIESSGSLWDLTYAAINKLKGVKQTLLELSAVQTYLEKLVQKVSQNLASKPCHRDMNPGNLIFSKGQFFAVDYDSFGMDDPYIDIAQVAIFYCYSAEAEKQLLTLYLHRQPTDAEMAKLQLFKRIALIFYGMEFLCKVPAQLWQSTPDLIPYLKFLQLLGSKAVALEDPKEKLRSGLIMVREGMKP, encoded by the coding sequence ATGAAAAAAATATTGTTAAGCATCGCGTTGTTAGTGTTATCGGCATGTGGACAAAAAAGCCATGTTCAACAAACTGATAACAAAGTACTTGCTGCGCTAGAAAATGCTTTTGGATCTAGCCAAAATTGGCAGGTTAACATCTTAAAAGGCGGTCTTTCGGGCGCGCCAATTTTTCTTGCAAGCAAAGGTACCGACCAGTACGTTGTTCGTTTCTTCGATCACTTATCAAGCGACCAAATTCCCAAACTTATTAGGGCTCAAAAAGCAGCGGCAACGAGCGGTTACGGGCCCAAGATTTATTGGGACAATGTTGAGCAGGGTGCGGTTGTTATGGATTATCTTGAACCAGAGCAACCAGACAAAAAAAATATTCTTAATGATTTGGTAATTTTACTTAACAAAATTCACCAAAGCCCTCGCATAGAAAGTTCTGGCAGCCTTTGGGATCTTACGTATGCTGCCATTAACAAGCTCAAGGGCGTGAAACAAACGCTGCTTGAACTGTCAGCAGTACAAACTTATCTTGAAAAGTTAGTACAAAAAGTTTCTCAAAATTTAGCATCTAAGCCATGTCATCGCGATATGAATCCAGGTAACTTGATCTTTTCAAAAGGGCAGTTTTTTGCCGTTGATTATGATTCATTTGGCATGGATGATCCGTATATTGATATCGCACAAGTTGCTATTTTTTATTGTTACTCGGCTGAGGCAGAAAAACAATTGTTAACGTTATATTTGCACCGTCAACCAACCGATGCTGAAATGGCAAAATTACAACTGTTTAAAAGGATTGCATTAATTTTTTATGGCATGGAGTTTTTGTGTAAAGTGCCTGCCCAGCTTTGGCAGAGTACGCCAGATTTGATTCCATATCTAAAATTTTTGCAGTTATTGGGATCAAAAGCGGTGGCGCTGGAAGATCCAAAAGAAAAATTACGCTCAGGGCTGATTATGGTGCGCGAAGGCATGAAACCATAA
- a CDS encoding Rpn family recombination-promoting nuclease/putative transposase has translation MKFLDPKIDLAFKKLFGSEDHKRVTISFLNTMLEYTDDRRIETIQFLNNEQLPVSAEKKENILDIFCTDRSGRKFIIEMQNAWMRAFGSRIVYYGAKTYTNQLGKAMPYDDLNPVTVVAITKQFEVFPNKRNHKSIHYLVDSKTYEHDLDDLTFVFIELPKFNKKEHELVTNEDKWLFLLKEIGFYNHIPEPLKQAEFGEACQLLNQITLSDSEQSLYERKLIESHSRETNDYLAMNAEEYAKRARQQGIEKGSRERQLETARKMLSKGFDVETIADMTSLPVDEIKKLKNQSYGTMAEF, from the coding sequence ATGAAGTTTCTTGATCCCAAAATTGATTTAGCGTTTAAAAAGCTGTTTGGTTCAGAAGACCATAAACGCGTTACTATCTCATTTCTCAACACCATGCTTGAGTATACCGATGATCGGCGCATTGAAACTATTCAATTCTTGAATAATGAACAGTTGCCGGTGAGCGCGGAAAAAAAAGAAAATATCTTGGATATTTTTTGTACTGATCGTAGCGGGCGCAAGTTTATTATCGAAATGCAAAATGCCTGGATGAGGGCGTTTGGCAGTCGCATTGTTTATTATGGCGCAAAAACGTACACCAACCAGCTGGGCAAAGCGATGCCGTATGATGATTTGAATCCCGTAACGGTGGTTGCCATTACCAAACAATTTGAAGTGTTTCCCAACAAACGCAATCATAAATCCATTCACTATCTTGTTGACAGCAAGACGTATGAGCATGATTTAGATGATTTGACGTTTGTTTTTATTGAGTTGCCTAAATTTAACAAAAAAGAGCATGAGTTGGTAACCAACGAAGATAAGTGGTTATTTTTGCTCAAAGAAATTGGTTTTTATAATCACATTCCAGAGCCACTCAAGCAAGCAGAATTTGGCGAGGCCTGCCAGTTGCTTAATCAAATCACCTTGTCCGATTCAGAACAATCTTTGTATGAAAGAAAGTTAATTGAATCTCACTCGCGAGAAACAAACGATTATTTGGCTATGAATGCAGAAGAATACGCAAAAAGAGCAAGGCAGCAAGGGATCGAAAAAGGAAGCAGAGAACGGCAACTTGAAACAGCAAGAAAAATGCTTTCCAAAGGCTTTGATGTCGAAACAATAGCAGATATGACGTCGTTGCCAGTTGATGAGATTAAGAAATTAAAAAATCAAAGCTATGGTACAATGGCTGAATTTTAA